A window of Exiguobacterium sp. FSL W8-0210 genomic DNA:
GTATACGGGACAAGCTACAGCCGACATCATTGAAGTCGCAGGTACGGCAAACGTCAATACGACGAATGAACGACACCGGGGATTTTTGACTGGTCTTGAGCGGGAGTCGGATCTGAAAATCGTCGAATCCGTGAATGGGGATTACGATCCCGTCACTTCAGAAAAGGTCATGACACAGGTCATTGAGTCAGGAATTCCGTTTGATGCCGTCTATTGTCACAATGACGATATTGCGCTAGGTGTCCTCGAAGCATTGAAAAAAGCAGGGATCAAAGGAAAAATAATTGTCGGCATAGACGGGAATCGTGCTATATTAGAAGCTGTTGACATGAAATCGATGGATGCGACGGTCGTCCAGAGTGCTGATGAGATGATGAAAGTCGCCTTCAGTGCATTGAAGCTTCATACGAAAAACAAAAAGATTCCAACTCGTTTTTATACGTACTCCTATCTGTATGACGGTAGTAGACCCATAACCATGTTGAACTAATCGAGAGGCAGAAGCCTCAGCAAATAAGGAAAGGACGGTGTCAATTCATGAATGGATTCAGCCATTATCAATTACACCCGTTCGTCATCGAAGCACTCGATGACGCCCGCATCACAAAACCGACCGACATTCAGTCGCGGATCATCCCAGCTGCAGTAAAGGGACGCGATATCATCGGTCAATCACAAACAGGAACAGGAAAAACGTTATCGTTCCTTCTTCCAATCGTTCAAAACGTCGATCCAAAGCTTCAAGAATTACAAGCCATCATCGTTGCTCCAACGCGCGAACTTGCATGGCAAATTCATGAAGAACTGAAATCGTTACTCGTGAAGGAACCAGACTTCATCAAGACGAGTCTTATTACAGGTGGAATGGATCGCGAACGTCAAATCGGTCGTGTGAAAGTCTCACCTCAAATCGTTATCGGAACACCGGGACGTATTTTAGACCTATTCAAAGAACAGGCTTTAAAACCACATTTCGTGAAGCACTACGTTATCGATGAAGCGGATCAAATGCTCGACATGGGCTTCTTGCCAGAAGTTGACCGGATTGCGCAAGCTCTTCCAGAACAGCTTCAGATGATGGTCTTCTCAGCAACGATTCCTGAGAAATTGCAACCGTTCTTGAAAAAATACATGAACAACCCGCGTTATGCGCATGTGGATCCAAAACAACAGACAGCGAAGAAAATCGTTCACCATACGATTCCGGTCAAGCATCGTGAGCGCTCACAATTGACGTTGAAAGTCGCGAAAGCGCTGAATCCGTATATCTGTCTAATTTTTACGAATACAAAAGCAGAAGCAATCGAAGTCGAAGCTTTGTTCCTAGAAGCAGGACTGAACGTTGGTTCCCTTCACGGAGATCTTCCGGCACGTCGTCGTAAACAAGCCATCAAAGAAATCAACGATGCGAAGTATCAATACGTCATCGTGACGGATCTTGCAGCACGCGGAATTGATATTTCAGGTGTGTCACACGTCATCAACCATGGTATTCCAAAAGATTTAGACTTCTACGTCCACCGTGTCGGTCGGACAGGTCGCGTCGATCAAGATGGATTGGCATACACATTGTTTGAAGATCACGAGAACGGTATGATCAATCGCTTAGAGGACCGTGGCATTCAATTCACGAACGTTGATGTCAAAGGCAGTCAAATCGTCGAGGTCAAAGAACGTCGTCGTGCGAAGCCGCACATGAAAACTGCTGTCTCGAAGACAGCGCATAGCCGTCTGTCGGGTGAAGCAGCAAAAGCGAAAAAGCGCGTTAAACCAGGTTATAAGAAGAAGCATCAATATAAGTTGAAAGAAACAGCAAAACGTGAACGCATCAAAGAACAACGTGGTGTCGGTCGCGCGCAACGTAAAGAAAACGCACGCAAATCAAAATAACTCCATTGATGACACCCGTGAAATGAAAAAACATTTTTCGGGTGTCTTGTCGTTTTCAAGATTTGGTACACTGTAAAAAGAGAAAGGTGGAAAAGAACATGAAAATAGGTTCACACGTCTCCGTTTCGGGGAAAAAAATGCTGTTAGGTGCAAGTGAGGAAGCGGCATCTTACGGTGCAACGACGATGATGGTCTATACAGGAGCACCTCAAAATACACGCCGTAAGCCGATGGAAGAGTTACGGATTCAAGAAGCATTGCAACATATGAGTGCTAATGGAATAGAGGAAATCGTCGTGCATGCGCCGTATATCATCAACTTAGGGAATACGACGAAACCCGAGACATTCGAACTCGCTGTTTCGTTTTTAGCAGCAGAAATTAAACGAGCAGAAGCGCTTGAAAAGGCGCAACACATCGTATTACATCCTGGTGCGCATGTCGGTGCTGGGGAAGAAATCGGAATCAAACGGATCGTCGAAGGACTCAATGAAGTACTGACAGGTGACGAACAGGTCAAGATCGCGCTTGAGACGATGGCTGGAAAAGGATCGGAAATCGGAAAAACCTTCGAGGAACTTGCTCAAATCATCGAAGGCGTCACACATCATGATCGTCTGTCCGTCTGTCTCGATACATGTCACGTGCATGATGCAGGATACGATATCGTGCACGACTTAGATGGTGTTCTTGAACAATTCGACCGGATCGTTGGACTGGATCGTCTTGGTGTCATCCATGTAAATGACTCAAAGAATATCCGTGGTGCTCGAAAGGACCGTCATGAAAATATTGGTTTCGGTGAGATTGGATTTGATGCCTTACATCGTGTCGTGCATCATCCTGCTCTAGCACATTTACCGAAAATCTTAGAGACGCCATACATCGGGCTCGATCCAAAGAAAAAAGTGGCACCGTATAAAAAAGAAATCGATATGTTACGTTCGGGTGCGTTTGATGCAGACTGGCGTCTACCGATTCTAGGAGCACCAGTCGAATAACTCATAAAGGGGTGTCTGTGATGTGTCATATACTCGTCGTTGATGAGACTAGTTTTGCGATACGACAAGCTGTTGTCCACTACTATGAAACAAAGGAACCGTTTTATTTGCCGGCAGAACTGGTAGAGGGAGAAGAGGTGTTTCTTGCGACGACTGACGGTATCATGGCGTATGCTGAAGCCTTGTTCACCGAGTATACGACACGTCCAGAAGATCCATTTTGGTTGACGAATGCTGACGACTCGGAAGGGTCATATGTGTGCCTTGATCTCATCAGTGTGGATTTACGTCATCCCTTACTTGGACGACCAATCGATCAACTTGGTCTTAAAACTGGACCGGTCGAAGGCGTGTTTCGCACGCGTCTGCTTGATTCATGGCAGTATGGGTATTTCGAAACGGATGTACTGACACTCGAACAATCTAAACAACGTCGAATCGAGCGCTTCAAGGAGCGAAATCATCTGGAACAAGTCGCGCGTCAATGTATGCATTGTGAGGATTCTAGGCAGTCGTTACTGGAATGGCATTTGACACCAGAAGGATATCAGACGGTTTGCCCGACCTGTCACCGATGGTTACATCAACAGATGCTTCATGCGGTGGATACGGCAGCAGCAACGGAAGAGAGTGAGTAAAATCTTTTCCTATTCAAGCAGAGCTCGCACGATCGACATTTAATCATTAAAACTATAAAAAGAATCAAAAAACAGTTCTCTTTTCTGCGCTGGCAGCAAAGAGAACTGTTTTTGTTTGGATTAGAAAAAGCGTTCTACTAAAAATAGATAGATTTTCATCCCAAGGAAGACACCGAAGATTCCGACGACGGCTGGAAAAACAGGTGGGGCAGGAATCGGCAGTTTCAGTGCGGTAAACACGACGCCGCAGATGACGCCGGCGAGAAGGGATAATAAGATTTGCTGAAGCATACATTTCGTCCTTTCTGCTGTAAATCAACATTTGAAGTAGAGTACGTAGTAAAACATGACCAACATCATGTAGCATTTTGATCAAGAATGACTTTGTCCTCTTTCTTTTCGATCGTGATCCACTTTTGTGTTAATGGTGTTGTAAAACTAGGTTTTTGTTTGAGTTTGCCGCTCGTATAGTCTTGAATCAGCAACTGGGATTCACAGCTCTGTTTTCCGTCCTTCACGTAATGATAGGATCCATCCGCTGCCTGTTCACGCGACTTCACATTATCAGCAAGGGCGAGGGCGAGACAATCCTTTAAATACTCTTTATGTTCTTCGTCCATGATCGGGAACAAGATTTCAATCCGTTTTCGCATGTTACGTGTCATCCAGTCAGCGCTTGACCCATACATCAAATCCTGTCCGTTGTGATGGAAGTAGAAGATGCGTGAATGCTCCAAGTAACGATCGACGATCGAGATGACGCGAATGTTCTCCGAAACATCAGGAATGCCAGGGCGCAGACAACAGACGCCCCGAACGATGAGTTCGACTTGGACACCGGCACGCGATGCCTTGTAGAGCCGTAAAATGATGTCTTTTTCCGTTAAACTATTCATCTTGGCAACGATTCGACCATTTCCGTGTTTTTTATGATGATGAATCTCTTCATCAATCAATGACAGGAACTTCTCAAGCATTGCATTTGGTGAAGTTTGAATGACGTTCCATTCTGGCTGTTCCCCGTATCCGGATAACCAATTGAAGAAGTTCGTCGCATCTTCGGCGATCTCTTCCCGAGCCGTCAGCAATCCGACATCCGTGTATAACTTCGCCGTCGAATCATTATAATTGCCGGTACCAAGATGGACGAAACGCTGAATCTTGCCTTCGTGGAGTCGGACGACGAGCGTGATCTTCGAGTGGGTCTTTAAATCACTATATCCGTAAATGACATGGGCGCCGACCTTTTCTAGTTGCTTCGCCCACTCGATGTTCTTCGCCTCGTCGAATCGAGCCTTCAGTTCAACGAGAACGGTGACCTGTTTCCCGTTCTCCGCTGCCGTTTTCAAGGCCTTGATGATCGGAGAATCACCAGATACGCGATAAAGCGTTTGTTTGATGGCAAGGACGTTCGGATCATTCGCCGCTTGGACGATGAACCGGACGATCGGATCAAACGTATGATACGGATGATGCAAGAGATAGTCGCGTTCCAGCAATTGATTAAACAGATTTTTTGAACTATCGAGTGCCGGTGGGTCGACCGGCATGATCGTCTGATAAATCAAATGATCATATTCAATACCGATTTGACTGTAGAAGGCAAAGGAGAACGTCAAATCAATCGGACCATCCACGGCAAAGATGTCGCGTTCCTGTAAATCCAGTACATCGCGTAACATGTTGAGCAGTTCGGTATTGATGGCAGCTTTTTGAACTTCGAGTCGAATGGCGACTCCCCAACGCCGTTTTTTTAATTCTTTCTCAATCAGCTTTAATAAATCATGGGTACCTTCCTCATGAAACGGAAGGTCGGCATTACGCGTAATTCGAAACGGCATGGCAGACAACACACGATAACCTTTGAATAGACTATCGATGAAGGCGATGATGACGTCTTCGAGTAAGATGACAGCCGTCGTCTCGTCATCTTCTACCGGTAAATCGACGAATCGTGGCAAGACAGCAGGTACTTGTACGAGCGCCAAATTTCGTTTTGTCCCGTCTTCTGCCTCAAGCACCGTCGCAATGTTGAGTGACTTTGACGAGAGCATCGGGAACGGACGATAGGCATCGACGGCAACGGGCGTGAGTACCGGAAAGACTTGTTCACGGAAAAAGGATTTTACATAGGTCGTTTGTTCCGAAGTCAGAGCGTCGTATTTCAAGAATGTAATGCCTTCATCGGATAACGTCTGATTGATTGCTTGAAATGCTTCGTATTGCCGATCGACTAACTCTTTTGTTTTCGCTGCGATCGCACGTAACTGTTGTTTGGGTGTCATCTGTTGTTTATTTTCTGGTTTATTGAACCCGGCGAGTACTTCATCCTTTAAACCACCGACTCGTACCATATAGAACTCGTCTAGATTGGAACTAAAGATACCGAGAAACTTAAAACGTTCCATTAGCGGATTGCGTGTGTCAAACGCTTCATCCAGCACACGTTTGTTGAACTGGAGCCAGCTGAGCTCACGATTATTGAAATGTTCCGGTATGTCGAGCTTCATGAAGGAAGATCTCCTTTCGTTTCGAAGGTAATCGTACAATCAATGATTCGTTCCAGGTGTTTCTTTTGTTTTTCCGCTTTTTCGACTTCGAATCCATAATCATGATCCCCTGTATCGAGGACGAATTGGAGTTGATCCTTTTCAAGGAACAGTTCCAAATGATCGACAGCTTTTCGCTCCGTCACGTCGAGCGCATGACTTAATTTGAGGAGAGATCCAAGTAGGTCGAAGCGATCCAGCGATTTTTCCGTAAACCAGTCCTTGAAAGGTTTCGCAAGCTGGTTCATCCGTTTGGCAGAAGAATAGGAACTGACGAGCGAGAGAGCAACGCGATCCTTGTGCGTCATGCCATTCAATTCGGTATTCGTCAACAGGTAGAACGTCTGGTCCGATCGTGTATCTGGATTAATGTATTGTCCACAATAAAATAAGCGACTTGCTGAATCAAGCAGTCGTAGATCAGACGCGCGTTCTGAAATCAAGTCGAGCGTGACGAGCTGCCGGTACATCGATTTGGCGAGTGTTCCAATATAGGACGCACGATCTCGATTGACCTTATAGTCGCTTTCGAGCTGATAGAGACTTTGCTCACGTACGTTTTCAATCCGACGGTATGCTTCGTCCTGCACATCGAACTCGTAAACAAGACCTTCGCGAAGACCGAGATTACTCATGACGAATTCTTCCGCTTCGATGTGATGGGCTAACTCTTGAATCGCAATCAATGCCGGCAGGAAGATATCAATTCGATCTTTTGAGAGTCCTTCGATTTTCGATAGTTGTTTCGCCGACTTTCCTTCGAGATCGTCGACCATCTTCGCGAGTTCTTTCGCTTTGATTTGATATTGGTGAACACTTCGAAGGGGATAGTCCTGATTCGACTGATGGATCCGAACGAAATTTCGGGCAGAACCACCGACACCGATTAAAGGAAGCTTTTTATCACTCAGCCATAGAATCGATTCGAATTGTTCCCGTAGGAATTTCACCAATTTCTTCTTATCGCTGGCACTTAGTGTCTCGTCCGAAACGAATTGCCGTGTCAAGGTGACGGCACCAAATGGAAAGCTGTGATACGCCACCATTTCGCGATTTTCAATCAAGGTGACTTCCATGGAACCACCACCAATATCGACAGAAAAGCCATCAGTCAGGAAGGTCGAATTGATGATGGCAAAATAGCCATAGTATGCTTCTTGTTCATCTGTCAGAACCTGAATGGAAAAAGGCGTGTTTTCTGTAACGGATTCAACGATGGCATCTCGGTTCGTTGCATTACGGATGGCTGCTGTCGCGACACAAATCGTTTCTTCGACTTCATGGGTGACACCAACTTCATAAAAACGATGTAACGTTTCTTCGAGTAAGGCGATGCCTTCATCATCCAGTGCTCCATCCTCGTTGATGTGAGCAGATAATCGGGCGACGACTTTAATATTAATCTTCTCGATATAGCGACCAGAAGCGATCGGATGGAAGATAACATAACGAATCGAGTTGGAACCGATATCGATGACTGCAAGTTCTTGTTTCAAATGACTCCGACTCCTCTCTGCGATGCGTGCACTAAAAGAATTCCCTCTCTGAACAATCCGGAAACAGCTAGCTTCTTTCTTTATTATACCTTGAATGTTTTCTAAGGAGGATAGGAAGTTGCTAGAGTTGCACCAATAATTGGCGGGCGCTATAATAAGACAGTTGATTAAGGCGTAATTATTCCGTTTTACGAAAACGGAAGGAGTGAAAATAAATGGAAACAACAATCATCGAGATTGATCAAGTCAGCTATGATTACCCAGATCGTCGGGTGTTGAATCAAGTCTCGTTTCAGGTCGAGCAAGGACAATTTTTAGCCATTGTCGGGGAAAATGGATCCGGAAAATCGACACTGATCAAATGTATATTAGGGTTATTGCAACCGAAAGGAACGATTCGTTTATTTGGACAATCCCAATCACAATTCAATGAATGGTGGCGGATTAGCTATGTTTCGCAAAAAGCGGCAGCGTTCAACTCCGGTTTTCCGGTGACTGTCGCAGAAGTCGTTGAGATGGGACTGTACGCCAAAAAAGGACTCTTTCGTCGCTTATCTCGCGACGATCGAGACAAAGTACGAACGGCCCTTGAAACGGTCGGAATGTGGGAGCGGCGCGATTCAAAAGTCGGCGACCTATCCGGTGGTCAACAACAACGTGTTTTCATCGCACGTGCGCTCGTCAACGATCCTGATTTAATGATCTTGGATGAACCAACCGTTGGTGTCGATCAGCGATACGTGAAAGAATTTTATGAGATCTTAGAAGAACTTCGTCGAGATAAGCGCCGGACATTCGTTCTTGTCACGCATGATATTCACTTCGTCAGTAAACTTGTCACGGATGTGATTCATCTGGTCGATGGACGTTTAGGGTGTAACTGTGGCATCAAGGAATACTGGGAACTAGATGAACAGACGATCCGCTCCCTTTATCCGGTTCCGGGACGTGTTCTCGTTCATGAAGGGAAGAGTGTCCAATGATTGAAGCGTTCATGACGTTAAAGTTTTTACAGTACGCTTTAGTGGCTGCCATTCTGATCGGATTCACGGCACCATTGATCGGTTCGTTCGTCGTCGTCCGGCGGATGAGTCTAATCGCAGATGCGCTTTCGCATGTCACGTTAGCTGGAATTGCACTCAGTCTCTTGATCTCTGGAATGGTCGCACAATTAGCGGACTTGAATCCACTGTATTTAGGAATCGTAACGGCGGTCATCGCGGCACTGACGATCGATTGGTTGCGTGCGAAATACAAGCATTTCCAAGAACTCGCAATCCCAATCATCATGGCGACAGGGATGGGGCTTGGAGCAACATTCATCAGTCTCGCGAACGGCTTTTCAATGGATCTCGTCTCCTTCTTGTTTGGAACGGTCTCGGCTGTCGCCTTGACGGATGTGTACACGATTCTTATCGTGACGGTCGTCGTCGTCATCTTCGTCTTTGCTTTTTATAAGGAATTGTTGTTCCTCTCCTTTGACGAGGAGCAGGCGCGCGTTTCCGGGATTCGCCTTCGCTTAGTGCATATTCTCTTTATGATCGTCGTTGCGCTTGTCATTGCGATCAGTATGCGAATCGTTGGGATTTTGCTTGTCTCAAGCTTAATCACGTTACCGGTTGCGGCAGCACTTCGAATTGCGAAGAGTTTTAAGGCGACGATCTTTTTAGCCATCATATTTGGTGAAGTTGCGACAGTACTTGGGCTCATCCTGGCCTATCAGTTCGATTTGGCACCAGGTGGAATGATCGTCTTGCTTGCGGTACTGGAGCTGATCATCGTGATGCTGTTGGAACGTTTTTGGATAGGAGGGAAAACACATGAAGACGAACATCGAACAAGCGCGTGAACGCATGAAGGCTTCCGGGTTTAAAATGACACCGAAGCGTCTCGATTTGCTATCGTATCTGTTTGAAGTGAATCGTTATGTCAGTGCGCGGGAAGTAGCAGAAGCTCTTCGAACGTCTCATCCTTCGTTAAGTTATGATACAATCTATCGAAACTTGAATGACTTTTCGGAAATCGATTTATTAGAAGTGACGGAATTAGACGGTGAGATGAAATACCGAGCAGCTTGTGCTTCAGGACACCATCATCATCATTTGATATGCCGAATCTGCGGCAAGACGGAAACATTGAATGTCTGTCCGATGGAATGGGTTTCTCCGGTCCAAGAGACTGGCTTTGAAGTCGAGGATCATAAGTTCGAAATTTATGGACGCTGTGCGAATTGTCAACGCATGACATCTTAAATGAAAGAGGATGCCCGGTCGGGCGTCCTCTTTTTGCGTTTTAAAAGACTAGTCCTGTTCAAAACGGGAATAGTCGAACAGAGGTGATGAGAAGATGATTTATGATACACAAGAAGCGCGACAAATCGATGAGTGGGCACGTACATCCGGACTGCCACTTGAAGTGCTGATGGAACGAGCTGGAAGTCACATCGCAACACGTATCAAAGAGCGTCATAGGAAGACGGAGCGAATCTTGATTTTATGTGGGACAGGCAATAACGGTGGGGATGGGTATGTCATTGGACGCGAATTGATACGCGACGGATTTGATGTCACACTACATGCACCATTTGGAGAGAATCGTTCGGATACATCTATCGTTCATGTCCATTATGCAGAAGCGTTTGGACTCGTGACCGAACAACCGTGTGGTCAATATGATGTCATTCTAGATGCCTTATATGGAACGGGATTTGATCCAAAGCGGGTGAATCAGGTGTTCGAAGCGCAATGTGAATTCGTATCGGAACAAAAGCGACAAGGGGCACGTATCTATGCAGTGGATGTGCCGAGCGGAGTACCGACGGATCACGCAACGGAATTTAAGGAGACAGCGGTTCGCGCAGACGTGACATTTCAACTGCATGCAATGAAACGATCTGCCTTTTTAATACGGACAGCACCGTTTTATGGCGAATCAGAAACGATTGATATCGGATTACCGACATTTGGTGAATGGCGCGTATCACCTAATGGTGTGACCGCCTTGTTCAAGCGGGAACCATACGGTCATAAAGGAACGTACGGGACGGCTCTATTGATTGGTGGAAGTGAGACGATGCCGGGTTCCATCCAACTCGCGACACGGGCAGCCTTACGAACAGGAGTCGGTAAACTACAAGTGGCAACGACGGCACTTGCGAAACATGGAATCATCGTCCAAGCGCCGGAAGCGATGGTCATTGATCAGACATTACCAGCAATTCAGGAGATGCTCCCCTCCATCTCAGCAGTTGGAATCGGTCCCGGATTATCGCAAGAGGCAGTCGAAACATGGGTGGACTATCTGCTTGAGAGTGATTTGCCGGTTGTACTAGATGCTGCAGCTTTAGTAAAAGAAAGTTATCCCGAACGAACCGCGCCAATCATCGTCACACCGCATATCGGTGAATTCGCCCGGATGACGAACCAGAGTGTCGCAAATATTCAAGATGATCTTTTTGGTCAGGCAACCGACTATGCCATCTTGCATCAAGTAACTGTCGTTTTGAAGTCCCATGTCATCTTAATCGCGAAACCAGATGGAGGCGGATTCGTCGTCTCTGGTGCATCAAGTGGTCTCGCCAAAGGAGGGAGTGGGGATACGCTGTTTGGTATATTAACCAGCCTTCTTGCACAACATCCAACAGGAGATATCGAAAGAACACTAGCGCAAGGAGCGGAGTGGTATGCACGTGCTTCTCGACAAGTCGAACGATACATGCATCCGAGCAGCTTGCTAGCAACGGATGTCATCGAGGAGTTAGGAAGAGTCGAGCTATAAAAACATCAATTTGAAAGAAAAGTCTTCCACGATACGTATGAGGGAAGACTTTTCTTTTTAGGAAAGAATTGACACATTCCATTTGACAGGAGTATCATCAAGCGATGTCGAAACCTTTATACGGAAAATCAGACGGAAAGGAGGGGGGAAGCATGGAGGATATCGTTCGGAAACAACAATGGTGGATTGGAAATTTCGCCTTATTCATGATGTTCGTTGGTGCTTTGATCATTTATACGACGACAGAAGAGACAATTAAGAGTGCGTATTTGAGTCGTTCTGTCATCATTTCATTTTTAATCGTCATGGGTCTATTTATTTTTTATATTAGTCGTCGCAAAATGGAAACCGTTTTGCAAACGCACTTATTGTCTTTGATGTTGCTCGTCGTTCCGATTACATCGATTAGCTTTTTACCTTATGCGGCAGTTACCGTTTGGGCAAGTAGCTTTTTGTTTTTGATGATCGCTTTAATCTCGTATCAACGAATCATGATGTGGTACGCCATCGCGATTGCCATTGCAACTAGTTTGTATGTCATGTGGAATGCCGATACCGTGACGGTAGAAATTGATCCGACAGACCATTATGGACGGATTGGCATGATTGTGATTGGCGTATCGATTGCGCTTGTCATCAATCACTTGCATATTCGCAATTTAAATCGGTTAAATGACCTTGCGATACAATTACACGATACGGCGCGACGTGATGAAGAAACAGGTGTCTTGAATCGCCAAGGATTAAACGAAAGTGATTTTCCAAGACCCGAACAACAGCTCATTTTTGTCGGGATTCATTTAGAAAACTACTATGAGCTGGCACGTTATTTTGGAGAAGATATTCAGTTACAAGTACTACGCGCCTGTATCGAGCGACTCAAGAGACAACTACCTCCTTATCAAGCTTTTGCTCGGATTGAAGCAGGGACGTTATTGATCGTCATGGAAAAGCCGGACGAGGTGGCGTGTAAGGAAGCGATGGAAGAATTGAGCCAAGAAATCTCTGTACCATACGAAATCGAGGGGCATCATGTCTATGTCAACATATCCATCGTCATTGATAATGGCGAAGGGGCGACCAACAATCGAAAGCGTCGGGTGCAGCAATTATTGACTGCCTTACAAGAAGCAGCGCAACAAAACGAACGTGTGATGTGTATTGACCAAGAATGGCGTAAGGATCAAGAATTACGAGTCAAAGCAGCACAATCCCTAGCCCAAGCTAACATCGAAACGGATTTTCATCTGGTTTATCAATTACAATACGATGTTCAATCAGAGCAATTCATCGGTCTTGAGGCCTTAGTTCGATGGAAGACCTCGTTACAAGGAGCAGATCGACCATCCGTATTCATTCCGATTGCTGAAAAAAGTGATTTAATCATTCGTCTAGGAGAATGGATTTTTGAAGAAAGTTGTAAGACACGCAAAGCATTGATCGATCTGGTTCCAGACGAGTTTACGTTATCTGTCAACGTATCACCACGCCAGTTGACGAGTGAATCGTTCATGCCGTTCATCGAACGAACGCTACTGAAGTATGCCTTAAAACCGCAACAGATTAAAATTGAAATCACAGAGAGTCAGTCACTTGATTTCGAGAGTCAATCGATTCATCGAGCGCTCAAACGCATCAAAACGCTTGATTTCCCGTTGTCACTCGATGATTTCGGAACTGGTCACGCATCCTATCATGTTCTCGAGCGTTTGTTACCGTTACGTCAATTAAAGATTCCGAAACAATTCATCGAACAAATCGGTGAATCGGAGAAACGACAATCCATTCTCGAGTCGATTTTTCAACTGAGCCAGTCGATGCATGTCGAATGTATCGTCGAAGGAGTTGAGACAGGAGAAGAAGTACGCATTGCCAAGGAAATCGGTATTCATCTATTCCAAGGTTATTTCTTCGCTAAACCGGTACCACTTGAAGAAATCATCTGTCTACTGCAAAAGACGAATGAAGGAACGGTCCGTTGACCAACAAAAGCCACTTCAGTCCGAATCATTCGGAGGAGAAGTGGCTTTTTAGTATTCATTTCGATTGATACAGGCGATGCTGATTTCGTCCTTGTGCTTTTGCTTCGTACAAAGCGCTATCCGCTTGCTT
This region includes:
- a CDS encoding Fur family transcriptional regulator, whose protein sequence is MKTNIEQARERMKASGFKMTPKRLDLLSYLFEVNRYVSAREVAEALRTSHPSLSYDTIYRNLNDFSEIDLLEVTELDGEMKYRAACASGHHHHHLICRICGKTETLNVCPMEWVSPVQETGFEVEDHKFEIYGRCANCQRMTS
- a CDS encoding EAL domain-containing protein, yielding MEDIVRKQQWWIGNFALFMMFVGALIIYTTTEETIKSAYLSRSVIISFLIVMGLFIFYISRRKMETVLQTHLLSLMLLVVPITSISFLPYAAVTVWASSFLFLMIALISYQRIMMWYAIAIAIATSLYVMWNADTVTVEIDPTDHYGRIGMIVIGVSIALVINHLHIRNLNRLNDLAIQLHDTARRDEETGVLNRQGLNESDFPRPEQQLIFVGIHLENYYELARYFGEDIQLQVLRACIERLKRQLPPYQAFARIEAGTLLIVMEKPDEVACKEAMEELSQEISVPYEIEGHHVYVNISIVIDNGEGATNNRKRRVQQLLTALQEAAQQNERVMCIDQEWRKDQELRVKAAQSLAQANIETDFHLVYQLQYDVQSEQFIGLEALVRWKTSLQGADRPSVFIPIAEKSDLIIRLGEWIFEESCKTRKALIDLVPDEFTLSVNVSPRQLTSESFMPFIERTLLKYALKPQQIKIEITESQSLDFESQSIHRALKRIKTLDFPLSLDDFGTGHASYHVLERLLPLRQLKIPKQFIEQIGESEKRQSILESIFQLSQSMHVECIVEGVETGEEVRIAKEIGIHLFQGYFFAKPVPLEEIICLLQKTNEGTVR
- a CDS encoding NAD(P)H-hydrate dehydratase, with product MIYDTQEARQIDEWARTSGLPLEVLMERAGSHIATRIKERHRKTERILILCGTGNNGGDGYVIGRELIRDGFDVTLHAPFGENRSDTSIVHVHYAEAFGLVTEQPCGQYDVILDALYGTGFDPKRVNQVFEAQCEFVSEQKRQGARIYAVDVPSGVPTDHATEFKETAVRADVTFQLHAMKRSAFLIRTAPFYGESETIDIGLPTFGEWRVSPNGVTALFKREPYGHKGTYGTALLIGGSETMPGSIQLATRAALRTGVGKLQVATTALAKHGIIVQAPEAMVIDQTLPAIQEMLPSISAVGIGPGLSQEAVETWVDYLLESDLPVVLDAAALVKESYPERTAPIIVTPHIGEFARMTNQSVANIQDDLFGQATDYAILHQVTVVLKSHVILIAKPDGGGFVVSGASSGLAKGGSGDTLFGILTSLLAQHPTGDIERTLAQGAEWYARASRQVERYMHPSSLLATDVIEELGRVEL
- a CDS encoding metal ABC transporter permease, with product MIEAFMTLKFLQYALVAAILIGFTAPLIGSFVVVRRMSLIADALSHVTLAGIALSLLISGMVAQLADLNPLYLGIVTAVIAALTIDWLRAKYKHFQELAIPIIMATGMGLGATFISLANGFSMDLVSFLFGTVSAVALTDVYTILIVTVVVVIFVFAFYKELLFLSFDEEQARVSGIRLRLVHILFMIVVALVIAISMRIVGILLVSSLITLPVAAALRIAKSFKATIFLAIIFGEVATVLGLILAYQFDLAPGGMIVLLAVLELIIVMLLERFWIGGKTHEDEHRTSA
- a CDS encoding metal ABC transporter ATP-binding protein, which gives rise to METTIIEIDQVSYDYPDRRVLNQVSFQVEQGQFLAIVGENGSGKSTLIKCILGLLQPKGTIRLFGQSQSQFNEWWRISYVSQKAAAFNSGFPVTVAEVVEMGLYAKKGLFRRLSRDDRDKVRTALETVGMWERRDSKVGDLSGGQQQRVFIARALVNDPDLMILDEPTVGVDQRYVKEFYEILEELRRDKRRTFVLVTHDIHFVSKLVTDVIHLVDGRLGCNCGIKEYWELDEQTIRSLYPVPGRVLVHEGKSVQ